Below is a window of 'Nostoc azollae' 0708 DNA.
TTGTGGGTTGTATGATATTAGCGCTCGCGATCGGTGTTCTTCGTGGTGAGTCCAGTTTATAAACACAACTTCTCCCAACCACACCAAATACACAACAGCAAATCACCCATATTTCCCAACTTCCACACCCGATACAAACTAATAATTTTGAATTTTGTTCGCGTAGCCTGCTGTAAGTACTATTTGAAATTTCTTATGTCTATTCTTCCCTCCAATACACCTCTATATAGCCATCCACTTCCACAAATTGAACAATGGCTAAAAGACCAAGGCTGCCAACAAGATGAAAACGAATTACATTGTTGGCGATTGCAAAAACCTAGCTGGCAAGCAGAAATTTGGCTAGATATAGAGCAAATTACAGTTAGATATATTCAAGCTGGAGAAAATGGTCAGAATATCCAACGTTCTTTTAAATATTCCCTAAGTCGGCAAGATATAGAACAAGCCATATTTTGCGGTCCATAAATTGGGTAATTCGTAATTCGTAATTCAGGCAGAAGCGAACAGGGAACAGGCAGAAAAGATGTTTCATTTTTAATTTTTAATTCATAATTTGTTTGTAACCATTCAGCTAATGCCTAACGGCATGCTACGCGAACAGCCATCAGCAGTCTGCTTTTTCAGGCTAACTTCAAAAATCCCTATTTGATAATTAACCAATTTCTCAAATATTCTGACTCCTGACTCCTGACTACTGACTCCTGACTCCTGACTCCTGACTCCTGACTCCTGACTCCTGAATTCTTTCTCTCCTACACCCCTACACCTAAATTTTCCCAAATCGCCTTTCCCGTTGCTGGTAAGCACATAAAGCCCGTTGAAACTCTTTTCTGTCAAAATCTGGCCAGAGAGTTTCGGTAATATAAATTTCTCCATAGGCCATTTGCCAAAGTAGAAAATTAGAAAGTCGCATTTCCCCACTGGTGCGGATGAGTAAATCTGGATCTGTTATTCCGGCTGTATATAAATGACTTTCAAACAATTCTTCAGAAATTTCATCAGGATTTAATATACCTTGTTGTACCTTTTGAGCGATTGCTCTACAAGCTTGTAAAATCTCCTGTCTACCACCATAATTTGTGGCTACTGTAAACTTAATACTGCGATTATCCTTAGTTTCTGCCATTGAACGAGAAATTTCTTCCTGAAGTGCTGTTGGTAAAGCTTGTAAATTACCCACAAACTGAATTTGTACATTCTCCTCTACCATTTCCCGTAGTTCTTGACGCAAGACACCCTGGAACAGACTCATCAAAAACTCCACTTCTTCCTGTGGTCTTTTCCAGTTTTCCGTCGAAAAAGCATAGGCAGTCAGGGCTTTAATTCCCCAATCCTTACAACAGTGCAGCAAATCTTTGAGGGCATCAACTCCCCGTTTGTGACCCATAATCCTTGGTAAACCTTGACTTTTAGCCCATCGACCATTGCCATCCATAATCACCGCAACGTGCTGGGGGAGTAATTCTCGTTTTAAATCAGAGGGTAAATATTGCAGTTCAGTCTGTTGTGTAGTCATTTTTCGGTCTTATTTTTTTGGCGAGAAGGGGTCGTATCCCTACGGGGAAGCAAGCTACGCATACCGTGTCGAAGACTTGGTAATTTGAGTAAACGTGACACCAGTGCTAGTGTCTGACCACTAATTTGACGAATTAAACTGACAAGACCAGGAGCTACAGTGTCCCTATCTACAGTGGGAGAAAATCGAGCCTGTAAAGACTCTTTTAACTTCCTAATCGTCAGTGGTCTGTATAGAGTTCCCCTTTCCGCTAAGGAAATAGAACCCGTTTCTTCTGATACAACGACACAAATGCAATTTTCGACCCGTTCAGTAATTCCCATTGCTGCCCGATGGCGTGTACCCAACTGGCGCGAGGCTGTACGTCCCGAAAGTGGTAAAATTATACCCGATGACACAATTCGCGAACCCCGGATCAATGTTGCCCCATCATGCAATAAAGTTTTTGGCTGAAAAATTGTCTGTATCAGCTCCTTAGACACCTCTGCATTTAACTTTACTCCAGGTACTGAAAAATCTCTCTCATCAATTGGCCCGGAAGTTTCCAAAATTAGCAAAGCGCCAATCCGATTTTTTGACAGTTCTTTTACAGCTTCGACAATTTCATCAATCACGCTATCAGATTTGGGGACTGCCAAGCGGTTGGGTTGAAATAACAGCCGGAACTCACCTCGTCCCAGTTGTTCCAAGAAGCGGCGAAACTCTGATTGAAGTGCTACAGCCATCGCTACAGCGCAACCAATTACCAACTTTTCAAGAACGAAATTGAGCAGAGGTAGCGCTAAAGTACCGCTGAATGCTGAGGCCAGCATCAAGAGTATAAATCCCCTTACCATCCACAGCGTTCGGCGTTCACTAATAATCACAAGGATCATATATGTCAGCGCCAGCACCAACACAATATCCAGAGTCCCAAATAGCAAGGACTGTGACCATCCCAGGTTTATCAGCCATTGCTTCCACCAATCTCTCATGACATCTGGATTACAAACTTTGTCAGTGGTTAGTGGTCAGTGGTCAGTGGTCAGAGTCTGAAATAAGTGACCACTGACAATTGACCACTGACTATTTCAGTCTTTCTGGTAGGCAATCTTGTCGAATTATGTCTTGATAATTTTCGCGTTGCAAAATTAAGTTTGCTTCGCCATTCGCCACTAAAACAGCTGCTGGTCGGGGCAAGCGGTTGTAGTTAGATGCCATACTGTAATTGTAGGCACCAGTTCCCATAACGACGAGAATATCACCTGGTTCAGTTTTAGGCAGTTGGGCATTTTTGATCAGAATATCTCCTGATTCGCAATGTTTACCAGCCAATGTGACTGTTTCTGTTAAAGCAGCAGACATTTTATTAGCAACCACTGACCGATAAACTGATTGGTAGGTGATGGGGCGGGGATTATCAGACATTCCTCCATCAATTGTCACATAAGTACGAAGATCAGGAATAACTTTAGCTGAACCAATACTGTAGGCGGTAACGCAAGCTGTGGCAATCAGCGATCGCCCTGGTTCACAGAGTAATTTAGGTAAGGGCAAATTTTCAGCAGCACAAGCTTGTTGAACTACTTCACAAATTGCCTTTGACCATTCTTCAATGCTTGGGGGATCATCTGATTCTGTGTACTTAATCCCTAAACCACCACCTACATTTAACTCTTTCAATTCCAAATTATATTTGGCTGCGTCCCGCAACCACTGTACCATCACAGCAGCCAAATCTCGATGGGGTTGACGTTCAAAAATTTGTGAACCTATGTGAGCGTGTAACCCTACACAGTTTAAACTTGGTTGTTTGCTAACAAAGGCAAATACCTCATCTAAATCACTGGGATCAAAACCAAATTTACTGTCTAAATGTCCGGTGCGGATATATTCGTGGGTATGACATTCAATCCCTGGAGTTAACCGCAACATAATGCGAACTGGGGAAGACTTTGTTACCAATTCTACCAAAGTTTTTAATTCGTACCAGTTATCCGCAACAATTGTACAACCTGACTCAATAGCTAAAACTAGCTCATCACGAGATTTATTATTGCCATGTAGGTAGATTTTATCTGGAGTCACACCCGCATTGAGCGCAGTGTATAGTTCACCACCAGATACCACATCAATTCCCAAGCCTTCCGAGGCAACAATGGCACAAACAGCTAGACAATTCCATGCTTTAGAAGCGTACAATACTTGAGATTCGTCTTTGTAGTGTTGTTTGAAAGTATCATGGTATTGCCTACAGGCTGTCCGTAGAGTTTCTTCATCTAAAATATATAAAGGTGAACCAAACTGCTCAACCAGCGTTGTGACATCACACCCACCGATTTCTAGGGAGTCATGACGATTCACTCTAGCACTCAAGGGTAAGAGTTCTTGATTAGGTGAAAGAGTTGTGTTGTTGAGCTTTTGAGGTAAATATTGACTGCCAGAAGCTTGAATCCCGAGGGGGTGAGTCGATACCATATCTAATTAAGAGTTGTCCTGGTTAAGATTACGGGCGTGAGTTATTATCTCGATTCCCAGTTTACAGGAAGGCTGGTAATGGGAAATGGGTAATTGGTGATTGGTAATAGGAGGTAAGAGGCAGAAGCCATGATTCTGAAGAATTTTCCCGCACCTTTGTTCCCCATTTCCCATAGACCATCTTCTTAACTATTCCCTGTCATCTGTTACCTGTCACCTGTCACCTATTCCCTGTTTCTTTAATCGTGAAATTATTAGATTTAAAAATTCAATCCTTGACACCAGAGCATTTGGGTGAATTGCTGGAGCTTGATAAGGCTTGTTTTAATGGCTTGTGGACAATGGATGGCTACGGACGTGAGTTGGAAAGCCCTAATAGTCATTTTCTAGGTTTATTTTCCCCGTTTTCTAGTTCTGGGTTGCTGGGAATGGGCTGTATTTGGTCAATTTTAGAGGAGGCACATATTACGATTTTGGCGGTTCATCCTCAATATCACCGTCAAGGTTTGGGACAGGCTTTATTGTATTCTTTACTCAAGACAGCCAGCGATTGCGGTTTGGAGAGAGCTACTCTTGAAGTCCGAGCTTCCAACAACGGGGCTATCTCGTTATATGAAAAATTTGGCTTTAAAATCGCTGGCAGAAGACCGTGTTACTACAAAGATAATGAAGAAGACGCGCTGATTCTTTGGGTTTCTGATTTACAACAGCCAAAGTTTTTCAAAATTTTGGACGATTGGCATAGCATAGTGAAAGATCGCCTCAGTCAATCTTGTTGGTCAGTGAATGCGGAAGAGGTGAAAGGGAATAGTCGTCTCCCAAAAATGACCGGTGAAGCTGCTGCTGAGGTAGGGGAACAA
It encodes the following:
- a CDS encoding DUF3143 domain-containing protein yields the protein MSILPSNTPLYSHPLPQIEQWLKDQGCQQDENELHCWRLQKPSWQAEIWLDIEQITVRYIQAGENGQNIQRSFKYSLSRQDIEQAIFCGP
- the cdaA gene encoding diadenylate cyclase CdaA, which codes for MRDWWKQWLINLGWSQSLLFGTLDIVLVLALTYMILVIISERRTLWMVRGFILLMLASAFSGTLALPLLNFVLEKLVIGCAVAMAVALQSEFRRFLEQLGRGEFRLLFQPNRLAVPKSDSVIDEIVEAVKELSKNRIGALLILETSGPIDERDFSVPGVKLNAEVSKELIQTIFQPKTLLHDGATLIRGSRIVSSGIILPLSGRTASRQLGTRHRAAMGITERVENCICVVVSEETGSISLAERGTLYRPLTIRKLKESLQARFSPTVDRDTVAPGLVSLIRQISGQTLALVSRLLKLPSLRHGMRSLLPRRDTTPSRQKNKTEK
- a CDS encoding isoprenyl transferase; this translates as MTTQQTELQYLPSDLKRELLPQHVAVIMDGNGRWAKSQGLPRIMGHKRGVDALKDLLHCCKDWGIKALTAYAFSTENWKRPQEEVEFLMSLFQGVLRQELREMVEENVQIQFVGNLQALPTALQEEISRSMAETKDNRSIKFTVATNYGGRQEILQACRAIAQKVQQGILNPDEISEELFESHLYTAGITDPDLLIRTSGEMRLSNFLLWQMAYGEIYITETLWPDFDRKEFQRALCAYQQRERRFGKI
- the rimI gene encoding ribosomal protein S18-alanine N-acetyltransferase; the encoded protein is MKLLDLKIQSLTPEHLGELLELDKACFNGLWTMDGYGRELESPNSHFLGLFSPFSSSGLLGMGCIWSILEEAHITILAVHPQYHRQGLGQALLYSLLKTASDCGLERATLEVRASNNGAISLYEKFGFKIAGRRPCYYKDNEEDALILWVSDLQQPKFFKILDDWHSIVKDRLSQSCWSVNAEEVKGNSRLPKMTGEAAAEVGEQ
- the lysA gene encoding diaminopimelate decarboxylase — protein: MVSTHPLGIQASGSQYLPQKLNNTTLSPNQELLPLSARVNRHDSLEIGGCDVTTLVEQFGSPLYILDEETLRTACRQYHDTFKQHYKDESQVLYASKAWNCLAVCAIVASEGLGIDVVSGGELYTALNAGVTPDKIYLHGNNKSRDELVLAIESGCTIVADNWYELKTLVELVTKSSPVRIMLRLTPGIECHTHEYIRTGHLDSKFGFDPSDLDEVFAFVSKQPSLNCVGLHAHIGSQIFERQPHRDLAAVMVQWLRDAAKYNLELKELNVGGGLGIKYTESDDPPSIEEWSKAICEVVQQACAAENLPLPKLLCEPGRSLIATACVTAYSIGSAKVIPDLRTYVTIDGGMSDNPRPITYQSVYRSVVANKMSAALTETVTLAGKHCESGDILIKNAQLPKTEPGDILVVMGTGAYNYSMASNYNRLPRPAAVLVANGEANLILQRENYQDIIRQDCLPERLK